Within the Enterococcus hirae ATCC 9790 genome, the region CGGCTAATAACGCTCATTTGTCTCACTTCCTTTTTCTCTTCCAGTCTAGCTAAGTATACCATATCCCACTAATAAGATCGTGACGTCTGACAAGAAATTTTGTCATCATCTGTAAATAAATGTTGGAGAAAAAGTATGAAGCTAAAAAATAATTGATGAGGTTCGGCTACAGCAATAGAGCCCAAGGCAAGCCTTGGACTCTTAGATAAAAGATTAATTTTTCAAGAAGAATGGACGATTGCAGCTCCTGGTTATCCTATCATTCATATGATAGTTGCACTCTTTATCATGAAAATTTTGTTGTCTCACGTTGAATACTCTTGATAGAAGTCACGAGTATTGAACTCCAATTTATAAATTGATGTCATGAAATAACTTTTAGAGTTGGTGTTCCGCATGTGCTGCTCCTAATTGATTCCTAGAAGTTGAGAAGTTCATAGCATTTTGGATTTTCTCACTTATTCGTGCTAGTCTTTCTTCTTTAGTATTCTCGAATGGTTGTATTGATCGACTGAAAAGTTGTTCTGGCATATCATTTCTATTTGTCGATCTTGCTAATATTTGTTCCATTGTTAACAACACTTGTTTTTCTTCATATTTTTCTTGCTGTATTTTTTCTACTACTATTTTATTTAGGTCTTGATTCCTCATTTTTTGGCTATTGGAATATAACAGTCGGTTGAAAAACTGCTTAAACAAATTTTTTCTGAGACCAAGTTTAGTCTGCTCTTCATTTCTTTGTTTCATTTTGATTTTCGTTATAGGTAAAATATTCTCCATTTCAGTCTTAGCACGAGGAGCTATTTCGATTTGATTCGTAAAATTACTTTTATGAGGAATCAAAGTTGTTTTGAACGCACGAATTTTTGTTGCCATTCTTTTCCGATCGTTTCTTATGTAACTGATCATTTTTATTCTGAAAGAGCGGTCAAGTTTATGGATTTCCTGGTAAGTATTATTCAGTACTTTCTCAAGCGTAGAAAAATCTCGCCTAATCAATTCCAACATTCGTTTAGCGGGACCAACGGACTTCGAATTTTTTTGATTCGTGGATTTATGTTGACTCCTTTGTTTAATCGCATGTTCAATTTTTACGATTAAATTTACTGCTAAGTTCTTTTTTTATGATTGGCTTGTTTTGACTGCATTTCGTTTGTTTGCTCGCTTAACTCATTTTGAGCTACGTTATTTCCTTTTTTATTTAGCCTTTTATTTGTAAAAAAAGTTCCCATTTTCAACCCTCCTTTTTCCTTTTCAACCTAATAATAGCATAAGATGAAAGGCTTGCTTATTCATCTTTTCGTAATTTCAGAAAAAAAGATTCTCATTATCGCTTTGTTGTTTCAAATTGCACGCTTTAGCTTTAACTCTTAAAAAGATATGGGAGAAGCGTAACAATCCGCTTAGTAAAAAACCGATGGTATCAAAAATCGTTTTCGATTTTCGACACCATCGGTTTGATCTTACATTCTAGGGTAGTCAGGTCACTTTTTCGACTATTGAAATTAACCTTGTCTACTATAATTTTGGACTTCAGCAACCATCGCATCAACGAACATGTTGAGATCTTCTACTGAAGTTTCTTTGCTTCCATATCGGCGAATATTGACCGTTGCATCAGCTACTTCTTTATCACCAACGACTAGTTGATATGGTATTTTTTGTGTTTGTGATGCACGAATCTTATAACCCATTTTTTCATTGCGGTCATCTACTTCAACACGTAGACCTTTCATTTGTAGACGTTCCTTGATTTCATAAGCATAGTCACTATGCGCTTCAACTGAAACAGGAATGATTGTTGCTTGGATTGGTGCTAACCAAGTTGGGAAAGCTCCTTTGTAAACTTCAGTTAAATAAGCAACAAAACGTTCCATCGTTGAAACGATCCCACGGTGGATAACTACTGGACGATGTGTATTTTCGCCATCTTCACCAACATAAGTTAAATCAAAGCGTTCTGGAAGCAAGAAGTCTAATTGGATCGTTGATAATGTTTCTTCTGTTCCTAAAGCTGTTTTGACCTGAACATCCAATTTTGGACCATAGAAAGCAGCTTCTCCTTCTGCTTCGAAGTAATCCAATTCCAATTCATCCATTGCGGCTTTTAACATCACTTGCGCTTTTTCCCACATAGCATCATCATCAAAATATTTATCCGTGTTGTTCGGATCGCGATAGCTCAAACGGAAACGATAGTCTGTAATATTGAAGTCAGCGTAAACTGCGACCATCAATTCCAACGTACGTTTAAACTCATCTTTGATTTGATCAGGACGTACAAAGGTATGCCCATCGTTCAATGTCATTTCACGAACACGCTGTAAACCTGATAGCGCACCTGATTTTTCGTAACGGTGCATCATGCCTAGTTCAGCGATACGGATTGGTAATTCGCGGTAGGAATGGATCGCATTTTTATAGACCATCATATGATGCGGACAGTTCATCGGACGAAGAACTAACATTTCACCATCACCCATATCCATTGGTGGGAACATGTCTTCTTGGTAATGATCCCAGTGACCTGATGTTTTATACAATTCTACATCTCCCATGATTGGTGTGTAGACATGTTGGTAACCTAAGCTGATTTCTTTATCAACGATATAACGTTCAATTGTTCGACGAATCGTTGCACCTTTAGGTAACCAGAATGGTAAGCCTGAGCCAACTTGTGGTGATACCATAAATAGATCTAGTTCTTTTCCTAATTTACGGTGGTCTCTTTCTTTTGCTTCTTCACGTAGACGAATAAATTCTTTTAAGTCTTTTTTATCAAAGAATGCTGTCCCATAGACACGTTGCATCATTTGATTGTTTGAATTTCCACGCCAGTAAGCTCCAGCTACAGATAATAGTTTGAAGACTTGGATACGACCGGTTGATGGGACATGTGGTCCACGGCATAAATCAATAAATTCTCCTTGTTGATAAGCAGTGATTACTTCCTCATCTGGTAATTCACTGATCAATTCTACTTTATAAGGATCACTTGCAAAGATTTCCAGAGCTTCTTCTTTAGAAAGAACTTTACGTTCGATCGGTAAGTTTTCTTTCACGATTTTCATCATTTCTGCTTCGATTGCTGGAAGATCTTCGGCACTGATTTGGTTTTCACCGTTGTCTGTGTCATAGTAAAATCCTGAATCGATTGCTGGTCCGACACCGAAATGGATATTTGGGTACAAGCGTCTCATAGCTTGTGCCATCAAATGTGCGGTTGAGTGACGTACCAATGCTAATGCATCTTCGTGGTCAGGTGTAACGATCTCGATTGATGCATCTTCTTCGATGCCACGATTCAAGTCAATCAATTGACCGTTCACTTTACCGGCTAATGCTTTTTTAGCTAAACTTTTGGAAATACTTGCAGCAATCTCAGCAGTCGTGATTCCCGCATCAAACTCTTTCACTGCGCCATCTGGAAAAGTAATTTTTATCATTAAAATAGCCTCCTTTGATTTTTTGATTGAATGAGTTGACACCAATAAAAAAGTCCCAGCACCTCATAAAAGAGATACTAGGACGAAAGATTCGTGGTTCCACCTAATTTCGAACGTTTACACGTTCCTTGAGCGTTATAACGGTACGACCGCCTTTGTTTCAACAAAGGTTTCGAAAGTGGTCATCCTTTGGTTTTCTTCTGGAAAAGTTTCAGCCTGGCTTTTCCTCTCTTATCGAAGACTCTCAAATTCAGTTGTCTTTCTCATCAATCAACTATGTGTTTATTTAACCACTAATAAAAAGAAAAATCAAGTGTGGGTGTGACTTATTTTTTCCATTCACCATTTACACCATAAGTGCCTTTTTTCATTTCATTGATAATCACATGGATATGTTCTTTTGGTGCTTGGGTATTTTTATGAACAGCTTCTGTAATATCTTTCATCATATTTTCTAATTGTTCTGGACTACGTCCTTCAACTAGTTCTACGTGTACAAATGGCATTGTCTCGTCTCCTTTTAATGATTGCTATCTTAAATGTAAGTGGTCTTTTCAACCCTTCTTCTATGCTATGATCATACCGCAAAAAAAGCAAAGAGAAAAGGTCTTTTCTGATGTTACGTGTGGGATCGCTCATTTTTAGCCCGCAACGCACTTAAAATCGAAACAGTGTCTACCACTTCTTGGAGAACCGCTCCAAACAAAGCGGGGATTACACCCGTACTAGCAACCAGCATTAAAAAAACACAAATAAAAATACCGATTAAAACAGATTGTTTCGCTACTTTCATCGTATCTCTGGAAATCGTTATAGCAGTAGCAACTTTTGTCAAATCATCTTTTAGTATCACCGCATCAGCACTTTCGCTAGCTGCCGTTGATCCGTGTGCGCCCATGGCTATTCCAACATCTGCGATCGTCAAAGCTGGAGCATCGTTGACCCCATCGCCCACCATCGTTACGGGACGTTCACTTTCGGGAATACTCTCAAGGATATTCAATTTGTCCTGCGGCAAACAACGAGCATGAACAGCCGTGAGCCCAACCTCCTTTGCAATTGATTCAGCGATAGCCGGTCCATCCCCTGTGATCATCATCAAATCCGCTACACCCATTGTTTTCAATTGTTCAATCGTTGCTTGTGCTTCTGGACGCAGCACGTCTGAAAATAAGATCGTACCCGAAAAATGGTCATCAATTGCAACATAGATAGCTGTTTTAGTAGATTGGCTTTCTTTGGCACCGACAAATGAAGCTCTGCCAACTTTAACGAAATGTCCATCTACTCTAGCTTGTATTCCTTGCCCCGTGATCTCTTTTAATTCATTCACTGGCAATAACTTTTCGTTATCGACTTCATGGACTAGTGATCGGGCTAAGATATGACTTGATTCTTGTTCAGCACTTGCCGCATAGACCAAGAGCGTTTCTGATGTTACACCAGCTTCTGGATGAATACTTGCTACTTCGAGGACCCCTTTAGTGATGGTACCCGTTTTATCAAATGCAACTGTCTTGGTTCGTGCTAATTTTTCCACAGCAGTTCCTGTTTTGATGACGATTCCGTTTTTACTTGAACGACTCATTCCAGCCACTAAAGCAATCGGTGCAGCTAAAATCAAAGGACAAGGTGAAGCAACAACGAGAACTTCTGCGAAACGAACAGGATTCTTCGTGACCCACCAGGAAATACCTCCGATTAAATAAGCGATCAATGTAAAAGGCACCGCATAGCGATCCGCTAAGCGAACAAAATGAGCTGGTTTTTCTTTTGATTCTTCGACCAATTTAATAATTTGTTGGTATTGACTATCAGCTGCTCTTCTTTCAACGATCATTTGAACGGAACCGTCCCCATTGACTGAGCCAGACATCAGTTCATCGCCTGCTTTTTTTAATACAAGTTTGGCTTCACCCGTTAATGAAGACTCATCAAATTGCGACTCTCCTTTCACTACCTTTCCGTCAACGGGCACTAATTCTCCTGGTTTCACCACTAATAAATCATTGATCTCAACAGCTTCTACTGGAATATCTTTCAATTGGTCATTCATCAATTGATGCGCTGTGCGTGGTGTATTGTCCAATAAAGTTTGCAATTCTCGACTAGCTTTTTTATTGGCATAGTCTTCCAAACTGTCTCCGCCAGTCAACATGATCAGGATCATCAAACTAGCCCAGTACTCTCCTACCACTAATGTCGCAACAATCGCTGTAATAGCAAGAATGTCCACACCATATTTACCTGAACGTAATGTTTTAATCATCTCAATAAACATAAAGAAAGCCAAAATACCACCCGTGATCGCGATAATCAGAAATGCAAGTGTGGGTCGTTTAAAAATAAATTCGCAAATAAGTGCCGTCATTCCTATCAAAACGGTGATTGAAAACTTTTTAAAATGTGTCATATTGTTCACTCCCTACAATTTTAGGATACTGACTTAGAACTAGAATGAAAACTATTTACACTTAACTGAAAACAACTCTCACTCTCATTGATTTTCTTCTTTCACTTTCCTTCAAACAAATAGTCAAAGATACCTTTTTCTCACTTTTTGTGCTATACTTTTAATTCGTTATTTACGGCGGAAGGAGTAATATACGCAATGAATGAAAGACAACTAGAACAACAACACGTGGATGAAACCATTCAGTTGATCCAGCTTGAACAAAAGCTATTAAACACTAAACAACAATCTCTTACCCAAGAGATGCAAGATTCTACGAAAGACACCGCCAGCCATAAAATCAGAGGTGGGTCTAATGAATCCTTTTATGAATCAGCTGTCGAATACCGCCAACATGAGCAAGAATTGCTTTTAAAATACCATACGCTTGAATCGCAGCAAAAAAGGCTCCAAACGTTAACAGTTATGGAAGACAACCCTTACTTTGCCCGAATCGATTTTAAAGAAGAAACAGATGCAGAGACACTTTATCTAGGAATCGCTTCTTTAAGAGATCTCTCTGAAGAAACAATCGTAATCGACTGGCGTGCCCCAATTGCTAACCTTTATTACGAAGGGGAAATTGGACCAGCCTTCTATGAAACAGATACTGAAAAAATCAATGTTGAATTACTGCTGAAACGTCAGTTTAAAATCTTAGACGGAAAAATTATTTCGATGGTGGATACTTCTGAAGTGATCAACGATGATTTCTTACTAGAGATCCTAGACGATGCCTCAAGTGCGCATATGAAAAATATCGTCTCTACGATCCAAAAAGCCCAAAATGCCATTATTCGTGATACAACAAGTCAAGTGATGTTGATCGAAGGAATCGCTGGTAGTGGAAAAACATCCGCTTTATTACAACGGATCGCCTTTTTACTTTATCACAATCGAAAATGGTTAGATGCCGAGAACGTTTTACTTTTTTCTCCTAATCATCTTTTCTCTGACTATATTTCGACTGTTTTGCCTTCTTTAGGTGAAAGTGGTGTACCTACGCAAACCTTCAAGTCTTATTTGGAACAGTTATTACCTGAATTTTCATTGTTAGAAGAAGAGCAACAAGAAGTTGGTTTTTTATCTGGAGACAAGGACCCGATCCAAACCTTCAAAAGCGGTCTTCAACTAATCCATCAGATTGATCGTTATATCGATCATATTACTGGTTTTGGTCCCTTGTTTAGAGATATGAAAATTAACGGTCGGACGATTTTAGCAAAAGAATCGATCCGCAAATGGTATCAAGAAACCAATGAACTCTTACCGTTACATCAACGTCTCTCCTTGTTGCAAACAAAATTATTAAAAAAATTGGGTGGACTCCAAAAAGATGAGATGCGTCAAAAATGGGTCAAAGAATTAGCAGAAGAACAATTGCAAGACTTATATGCGAATGATCCGAATCTTGAGTATACGGAGCAAAAAGAACAGTCTTTACGGAAAAAACTAGCGAATCAAATCGTGAAGAAAAGATTTCGTCGAATCTACCGCGGAATCAATCAGTTTCAATTTGTCAATTTGACCAAACAATACCTTCACTTTTTACAAACCGTACCTCAGGCGCTGTTGGCTAAAAATGACATTAGCGCAACGATGTGGAACGATCATTCAGCCTTATTAAAAGAGAAGCTTCGTCAACGAGAACTACGACAAGAAGATGCAGTATTATTCTTCTTGCTGATGCGTCGCATCCATCCAGTGTCTGTGATGCAAAAAGCTCGCTATATCTTTATCGATGAAATGCAAGATTTCGCTCCCGCTCAGGTAGCTCTTTTACAAGCGATCTATCCAAAAGCTAATCTCACTTTTTGTGGTGATCTAAATCAAAATGTTTTCGGCAATGAAACGATTACTGGCTCTTTGGATCAACTATTTAAAGACCAAGAAATCACACACTTCCAGTTAACGACCAGCTATCGTTCAACAAAAGAGATCACGGATTTTGCGAATCATTTTCTTACTGAGGAAAATCAAGTAGAAACGACGGCTCGCAAAGGTACGCTTCCTTCTATCGTGAAAGGTTCCTCCTTAGAAGAACGATTAAATTGGTTAAAAACTACGCTTGAAACGACTCAAGAAAATACCCGTTACTGGCGTACCGCAATCATTGGTAAAACACAGACTGAGTGTGAACAACTCTATGAACAGTTGCCCGAATACTTAAAAGATCGTGTCCAATTGATTTCTGATGAAACAGATTTTATGAAACGACAAATCGTCCTACTACCAGCATTCTTGGCAAAAGGGCTCGAGTTTGATCGCGTTTTCTTATGGGGCATCGATGATACAAACTTTGCCACTGACCAAGATCAATTAGTTCTTTACACCATGTGTACAAGAGCCATGCACGAACTCGTTTTAGTTACTTCTGAATCTGAAAGTCCTTTGATTGAATCCATGGACCCAGCGTTATATACCACTATCAATATATAAAAATAAAGGGTTGTGACAAAATTTTTGTCACAGCCCTTTATTCTTAATAAACGGTGTTAAAGAAGTAGCTTCAAAAATAAGAAGCTAACCACTTAGTCACAACCTCGCCTTTTAAACAAATGATTCAGTATCTGGATACTTTAATTTAACTAATGAAATAATCATTCGCAATTCTTCTATATTTTCAGGATACTCAGGATCAAAGACTTTACTATGACGCCCAATCCCCCCGTTATCTATCAGCCGATAAATTCGATTCCAATCAATAAACTGTTCGATTGATCGGA harbors:
- the thrS gene encoding threonine--tRNA ligase yields the protein MIKITFPDGAVKEFDAGITTAEIAASISKSLAKKALAGKVNGQLIDLNRGIEEDASIEIVTPDHEDALALVRHSTAHLMAQAMRRLYPNIHFGVGPAIDSGFYYDTDNGENQISAEDLPAIEAEMMKIVKENLPIERKVLSKEEALEIFASDPYKVELISELPDEEVITAYQQGEFIDLCRGPHVPSTGRIQVFKLLSVAGAYWRGNSNNQMMQRVYGTAFFDKKDLKEFIRLREEAKERDHRKLGKELDLFMVSPQVGSGLPFWLPKGATIRRTIERYIVDKEISLGYQHVYTPIMGDVELYKTSGHWDHYQEDMFPPMDMGDGEMLVLRPMNCPHHMMVYKNAIHSYRELPIRIAELGMMHRYEKSGALSGLQRVREMTLNDGHTFVRPDQIKDEFKRTLELMVAVYADFNITDYRFRLSYRDPNNTDKYFDDDAMWEKAQVMLKAAMDELELDYFEAEGEAAFYGPKLDVQVKTALGTEETLSTIQLDFLLPERFDLTYVGEDGENTHRPVVIHRGIVSTMERFVAYLTEVYKGAFPTWLAPIQATIIPVSVEAHSDYAYEIKERLQMKGLRVEVDDRNEKMGYKIRASQTQKIPYQLVVGDKEVADATVNIRRYGSKETSVEDLNMFVDAMVAEVQNYSRQG
- a CDS encoding 2-hydroxymuconate tautomerase; translation: MPFVHVELVEGRSPEQLENMMKDITEAVHKNTQAPKEHIHVIINEMKKGTYGVNGEWKK
- a CDS encoding heavy metal translocating P-type ATPase; protein product: MTHFKKFSITVLIGMTALICEFIFKRPTLAFLIIAITGGILAFFMFIEMIKTLRSGKYGVDILAITAIVATLVVGEYWASLMILIMLTGGDSLEDYANKKASRELQTLLDNTPRTAHQLMNDQLKDIPVEAVEINDLLVVKPGELVPVDGKVVKGESQFDESSLTGEAKLVLKKAGDELMSGSVNGDGSVQMIVERRAADSQYQQIIKLVEESKEKPAHFVRLADRYAVPFTLIAYLIGGISWWVTKNPVRFAEVLVVASPCPLILAAPIALVAGMSRSSKNGIVIKTGTAVEKLARTKTVAFDKTGTITKGVLEVASIHPEAGVTSETLLVYAASAEQESSHILARSLVHEVDNEKLLPVNELKEITGQGIQARVDGHFVKVGRASFVGAKESQSTKTAIYVAIDDHFSGTILFSDVLRPEAQATIEQLKTMGVADLMMITGDGPAIAESIAKEVGLTAVHARCLPQDKLNILESIPESERPVTMVGDGVNDAPALTIADVGIAMGAHGSTAASESADAVILKDDLTKVATAITISRDTMKVAKQSVLIGIFICVFLMLVASTGVIPALFGAVLQEVVDTVSILSALRAKNERSHT
- the helD gene encoding RNA polymerase recycling motor HelD is translated as MNERQLEQQHVDETIQLIQLEQKLLNTKQQSLTQEMQDSTKDTASHKIRGGSNESFYESAVEYRQHEQELLLKYHTLESQQKRLQTLTVMEDNPYFARIDFKEETDAETLYLGIASLRDLSEETIVIDWRAPIANLYYEGEIGPAFYETDTEKINVELLLKRQFKILDGKIISMVDTSEVINDDFLLEILDDASSAHMKNIVSTIQKAQNAIIRDTTSQVMLIEGIAGSGKTSALLQRIAFLLYHNRKWLDAENVLLFSPNHLFSDYISTVLPSLGESGVPTQTFKSYLEQLLPEFSLLEEEQQEVGFLSGDKDPIQTFKSGLQLIHQIDRYIDHITGFGPLFRDMKINGRTILAKESIRKWYQETNELLPLHQRLSLLQTKLLKKLGGLQKDEMRQKWVKELAEEQLQDLYANDPNLEYTEQKEQSLRKKLANQIVKKRFRRIYRGINQFQFVNLTKQYLHFLQTVPQALLAKNDISATMWNDHSALLKEKLRQRELRQEDAVLFFLLMRRIHPVSVMQKARYIFIDEMQDFAPAQVALLQAIYPKANLTFCGDLNQNVFGNETITGSLDQLFKDQEITHFQLTTSYRSTKEITDFANHFLTEENQVETTARKGTLPSIVKGSSLEERLNWLKTTLETTQENTRYWRTAIIGKTQTECEQLYEQLPEYLKDRVQLISDETDFMKRQIVLLPAFLAKGLEFDRVFLWGIDDTNFATDQDQLVLYTMCTRAMHELVLVTSESESPLIESMDPALYTTINI